A genomic region of Eucalyptus grandis isolate ANBG69807.140 chromosome 5, ASM1654582v1, whole genome shotgun sequence contains the following coding sequences:
- the LOC104430684 gene encoding vestitone reductase isoform X2, with translation MEGNRGTVCVTGGTGFIASWLIMRLLEHGYSVRTTVRPDPDDKRDTSFLKNLPGASERLQILTADLSDPESFSPAIEGCVGVFHVATPVDFEDREPEPVVTKRSIDGALGILRACLNSKTVKRVVYTSSAAAIQYNNSGADILDEDSWSNVESIREMTRIGASYAISKTLTEKAVLEFGEQHGLEVVTVVPTFVHGPFICPKFAGSVRISLALVLDDLVRAHIFLFKQPDTKGRYICTSATMTIEEMSKFLSERYPEFRIPSPESLKELKGPRFPAYRQGNWWTPVLSISTGSRTCSTEPSNAAKKRGISRSTEAYGIQYIRPNVGMFRVPESGHDAV, from the exons ATGGAGGGCAACAGAGGCACGGTGTGCGTGACAGGCGGTACTGGCTTCATAGCTTCATGGCTCATCATGAGGCTCCTTGAACATGGTTACTCCGTCCGGACCACCGTCAGACCCGACCCGG ATGACAAAAGGGACACGAGCTTCTTGAAAAATCTACCAGGAGCATCAGAAAGGCTCCAAATCCTAACCGCTGACCTCAGTGACCCCGAGAGTTTCAGCCCAGCCATCGAGGGCTGTGTCGGAGTCTTCCATGTTGCCACCCCGGTGGACTTCGAGGACAGAGAGCCAGAGCCGGTCGTCACCAAAAGATCCATCGATGGAGCGTTGGGCATCCTAAGGGCCTGCCTGAACTCCAAGACGGTGAAGCGGGTCGTGTACACTTCGAGTGCGGCTGCAATTCAATATAACAACTCTGGGGCCGATATATTGGATGAGGACTCCTGGAGCAATGTTGAGTCCATCCGAGAAATGACGAGGATTGGAGCTTCCTACGCAATCTCAAAGACATTGACTGAGAAGGCGGTTCTTGAGTTCGGAGAGCAGCACGGACTGGAAGTGGTGACGGTGGTTCCCACGTTTGTCCACGGGCCCTTCATTTGCCCCAAGTTCGCTGGATCCGTCCGAATTTCGCTGGCTTTGGTATTAG ATGACTTGGTGAGAGCACACATCTTCCTCTTCAAGCAGCCCGACACCAAGGGGCGGTACATTTGTACCTCGGCCACGATGACCATCGAGGAGATGTCCAAGTTTCTCTCAGAAAGATACCCGGAGTTTCGGATACCCTCTCCAGA GTccttgaaggaattgaaaggcCCCAGGTTCCCCGCCTATCGTCAAGGAAACTGGTGGACGCCGGTTTTGAGTATAAGTACAGGATCGAGGACATGTTCAACGGAGCCATCCAATGCTGCAAAGAAAAGGGGTATCTCTAGATCAACTGAAGCCTACGGAATTCAGTACATCAGGCCGAACGTCGGAATGTTCAGGGTACCAGAAAGTGGACATGATGCCGTTTAA
- the LOC104444358 gene encoding LOW QUALITY PROTEIN: vestitone reductase (The sequence of the model RefSeq protein was modified relative to this genomic sequence to represent the inferred CDS: inserted 2 bases in 1 codon): protein MEGDRGTVCVTGGTGFVASWLIMRLLEHGYSVRTTVRPDPDGKRDTSFLKNLPGASERLQILTADLSDPEXFSPAIEGCVGVFHVATPVDFEDREPEPVVTKRSIDGALGILRACLNSKTVKRVVYTSSAAAIQYNNSGADILDEDSWSNFESIREMTRIGASYAISKTLTEKAVLEFGEQHGLEVVTVVPTFVHGPFICPKFAGSVRVSLALVLGNENEYSLLLEVSFVHVDDLVRANIFLFQHPDTKGRYICTSATMTIEEMSKFLSERYPEFRIPSPESLKELKGPRFPRLSSRKLVDAGFEYKYRIEDMFNGAIQCCKEKGYL, encoded by the exons ATGGAGGGCGACAGAGGCACGGTGTGCGTGACAGGCGGTACTGGCTTCGTAGCTTCATGGCTCATCATGAGGCTCCTTGAACATGGTTACTCCGTCCGGACCACCGTCAGACCCGACCCGG ATGGCAAAAGGGACACGAGCTTCTTGAAAAATCTACCCGGAGCATCAGAAAGGCTCCAAATCCTAACCGCTGATCTCAGTGACCCCGA TTTCAGCCCAGCCATCGAGGGCTGTGTCGGAGTCTTCCATGTTGCCACCCCGGTGGACTTCGAGGACAGAGAGCCAGAGCCGGTCGTCACCAAAAGATCCATCGATGGAGCGTTGGGCATCCTAAGGGCCTGCCTGAACTCCAAGACGGTGAAGCGGGTCGTGTACACTTCGAGTGCGGCTGCAATTCAATATAACAACTCTGGGGCCGATATATTGGATGAGGACTCCTGGAGCAATTTTGAGTCCATCCGAGAAATGACGAGGATTGGAGCTTCCTACGCAATCTCAAAGACATTGACTGAGAAGGCGGTTCTTGAGTTCGGAGAGCAGCACGGACTGGAAGTGGTGACGGTGGTTCCCACGTTTGTCCACGGGCCCTTCATTTGCCCCAAGTTCGCTGGATCCGTCCGAGTTTCGCTGGCTTTGGTATTAG GGAACGAGAATGAgtactctcttcttcttgaagtATCTTTCGTGCATGTAGATGACTTGGTGAGAGCAAACATCTTCCTCTTCCAGCACCCCGACACCAAGGGGCGGTACATTTGTACCTCGGCCACGATGACCATCGAGGAGATGTCCAAGTTTCTCTCAGAAAGATACCCGGAGTTTCGGATACCCTCTCCAGA GTccttgaaggaattgaaaggcCCCAGGTTCCCCCGCCTATCGTCAAGGAAACTGGTGGACGCCGGTTTTGAGTATAAGTACAGGATCGAGGACATGTTCAACGGAGCCATCCAATGCTGCAAAGAAAAGGGGTATCTCTAG
- the LOC120293383 gene encoding uncharacterized protein LOC120293383, protein MESGKGMVCVTGGTGYLATWTIMRLLEKGYSVRATIRPDPGKHGGSRLYPSTYRITVMDPGSPDRKRGKGHSEFGWGFSRDWRFTLNDAYHLAEGLDAWRKLEEDWSCAWKADVVPHHLVNVTTSIATRSTLARRDSNVSTISP, encoded by the coding sequence ATGGAGAGCGGTAAAGGCATGGTGTGTGTAACGGGCGGGACTGGATACTTGGCTACATGGACGATCATGAGGCTCCTCGAGAAGGGTTACTCGGTCCGGGCCACCATCCGTCCCGACCCAGGTAAGCACGGCGGATCGCGACTTTATCCGAGCACTTATAGAATAACGGTAATGGACCCAGGCAGTCCAGATCGGAAGAGGGGCAAGGGACACTCTGAATTCGGTTGGGGTTTCTCTAGGGACTGGCGCTTTACTTTGAACGATGCTTATCATTTGGCTGAAGGCTTGGATGCTTGGAGAAAGCTGGAAGAAGACTGGAGCTGCGCGTGGAAAGCGGATGTTGTTCCTCATCATTTGGTTAATGTCACTACCAGCATTGCCACGAGATCCACTCTGGCGAGAAGAGATTCGAATGTTAGCACTATCTCTCCTTAA
- the LOC104430684 gene encoding vestitone reductase isoform X1, with the protein MEGNRGTVCVTGGTGFIASWLIMRLLEHGYSVRTTVRPDPDDKRDTSFLKNLPGASERLQILTADLSDPESFSPAIEGCVGVFHVATPVDFEDREPEPVVTKRSIDGALGILRACLNSKTVKRVVYTSSAAAIQYNNSGADILDEDSWSNVESIREMTRIGASYAISKTLTEKAVLEFGEQHGLEVVTVVPTFVHGPFICPKFAGSVRISLALVLGNENEYSLLLEVSFVHVDDLVRAHIFLFKQPDTKGRYICTSATMTIEEMSKFLSERYPEFRIPSPESLKELKGPRFPAYRQGNWWTPVLSISTGSRTCSTEPSNAAKKRGISRSTEAYGIQYIRPNVGMFRVPESGHDAV; encoded by the exons ATGGAGGGCAACAGAGGCACGGTGTGCGTGACAGGCGGTACTGGCTTCATAGCTTCATGGCTCATCATGAGGCTCCTTGAACATGGTTACTCCGTCCGGACCACCGTCAGACCCGACCCGG ATGACAAAAGGGACACGAGCTTCTTGAAAAATCTACCAGGAGCATCAGAAAGGCTCCAAATCCTAACCGCTGACCTCAGTGACCCCGAGAGTTTCAGCCCAGCCATCGAGGGCTGTGTCGGAGTCTTCCATGTTGCCACCCCGGTGGACTTCGAGGACAGAGAGCCAGAGCCGGTCGTCACCAAAAGATCCATCGATGGAGCGTTGGGCATCCTAAGGGCCTGCCTGAACTCCAAGACGGTGAAGCGGGTCGTGTACACTTCGAGTGCGGCTGCAATTCAATATAACAACTCTGGGGCCGATATATTGGATGAGGACTCCTGGAGCAATGTTGAGTCCATCCGAGAAATGACGAGGATTGGAGCTTCCTACGCAATCTCAAAGACATTGACTGAGAAGGCGGTTCTTGAGTTCGGAGAGCAGCACGGACTGGAAGTGGTGACGGTGGTTCCCACGTTTGTCCACGGGCCCTTCATTTGCCCCAAGTTCGCTGGATCCGTCCGAATTTCGCTGGCTTTGGTATTAG GGAACGAGAATGAGTACTCTCTTCTTCTCGAAGTATCTTTCGTGCATGTAGATGACTTGGTGAGAGCACACATCTTCCTCTTCAAGCAGCCCGACACCAAGGGGCGGTACATTTGTACCTCGGCCACGATGACCATCGAGGAGATGTCCAAGTTTCTCTCAGAAAGATACCCGGAGTTTCGGATACCCTCTCCAGA GTccttgaaggaattgaaaggcCCCAGGTTCCCCGCCTATCGTCAAGGAAACTGGTGGACGCCGGTTTTGAGTATAAGTACAGGATCGAGGACATGTTCAACGGAGCCATCCAATGCTGCAAAGAAAAGGGGTATCTCTAGATCAACTGAAGCCTACGGAATTCAGTACATCAGGCCGAACGTCGGAATGTTCAGGGTACCAGAAAGTGGACATGATGCCGTTTAA
- the LOC104444362 gene encoding vestitone reductase isoform X2 → MSFLKNLPGASERLQILTADLSDPESFSPAVKGCVGVFHVATPMDFEDREPEPVVTKRSIDGALGILKACLNSKTVKRVVYTSSAAAIPFNNSGADILDEDSWSDVESIREMTGIGASYAISKTLTEKAVLEFGEQHGLEVVTVAPTFVHGPFLCPKFAGSVRISLALVLGNENEYSLLLEVAFVHVDDLARAHIFLFEHPDTKGRYICTSATMTIEEMSKFLSERYPEFRIPSPESLKELKSPRFFRLSSRKLLDAGFEYKYGIEDMFDGAIQCCKEKGYL, encoded by the exons ATGAGCTTCTTGAAAAATCTACCAGGAGCATCAGAAAGGCTCCAAATATTAACCGCTGACCTCAGTGACCCCGAGAGTTTCAGCCCAGCCGTCAAGGGCTGTGTCGGAGTCTTCCACGTTGCCACCCCGATGGACTTCGAGGACAGAGAGCCAGAGCCAGTCGTCACCAAACGATCCATCGATGGAGCGTTGGGCATCCTGAAGGCCTGCCTGAACTCCAAGACGGTGAAGCGGGTCGTGTACACTTCGAGTGCGGCTGCAATTCCATTTAACAACTCTGGGGCCGATATATTGGATGAGGACTCCTGGAGCGATGTTGAGTCCATCCGAGAAATGACGGGGATTGGAGCTTCCTACGCAATCTCAAAGACATTGACTGAGAAGGCGGTTCTTGAGTTCGGAGAGCAGCACGGACTGGAAGTGGTGACGGTGGCTCCCACGTTTGTCCATGGGCCCTTCCTTTGCCCTAAGTTCGCTGGATCCGTCCGAATTTCGCTGGCTTTGGTATTAG GGAACGAGAATGAGTACTCTCTTCTTCTCGAAGTAGCTTTCGTGCATGTAGATGACTTGGCGAGAGCACACATCTTCCTCTTCGAGCACCCCGACACCAAGGGGCGGTACATTTGTACCTCGGCCACGATGACCATTGAGGAGATGTCTAAGTTTCTCTCGGAAAGATACCCGGAGTTTCGCATACCCTCTCCAGA GTCCTTGAAGGAATTGAAAAGCCCCAGGTTCTTCCGCCTATCGTCAAGGAAACTGTTGGATGCCGGTTTTGAGTATAAGTACGGGATCGAGGACATGTTCGATGGAGCCATCCAATGCTGCAAAGAAAAGGGGTATCTCTAG
- the LOC104444362 gene encoding vestitone reductase isoform X1 translates to MEGNRGTVCVTGGTGFIASWLIMRLLEHGYSVRTTVRPDPDGKRDMSFLKNLPGASERLQILTADLSDPESFSPAVKGCVGVFHVATPMDFEDREPEPVVTKRSIDGALGILKACLNSKTVKRVVYTSSAAAIPFNNSGADILDEDSWSDVESIREMTGIGASYAISKTLTEKAVLEFGEQHGLEVVTVAPTFVHGPFLCPKFAGSVRISLALVLGNENEYSLLLEVAFVHVDDLARAHIFLFEHPDTKGRYICTSATMTIEEMSKFLSERYPEFRIPSPESLKELKSPRFFRLSSRKLLDAGFEYKYGIEDMFDGAIQCCKEKGYL, encoded by the exons ATGGAGGGCAACAGAGGCACGGTGTGCGTGACAGGCGGTACTGGCTTCATAGCTTCATGGCTCATCATGAGGCTCCTTGAACATGGTTACTCCGTCCGGACCACCGTCAGACCCGACCCGG ATGGCAAAAGGGACATGAGCTTCTTGAAAAATCTACCAGGAGCATCAGAAAGGCTCCAAATATTAACCGCTGACCTCAGTGACCCCGAGAGTTTCAGCCCAGCCGTCAAGGGCTGTGTCGGAGTCTTCCACGTTGCCACCCCGATGGACTTCGAGGACAGAGAGCCAGAGCCAGTCGTCACCAAACGATCCATCGATGGAGCGTTGGGCATCCTGAAGGCCTGCCTGAACTCCAAGACGGTGAAGCGGGTCGTGTACACTTCGAGTGCGGCTGCAATTCCATTTAACAACTCTGGGGCCGATATATTGGATGAGGACTCCTGGAGCGATGTTGAGTCCATCCGAGAAATGACGGGGATTGGAGCTTCCTACGCAATCTCAAAGACATTGACTGAGAAGGCGGTTCTTGAGTTCGGAGAGCAGCACGGACTGGAAGTGGTGACGGTGGCTCCCACGTTTGTCCATGGGCCCTTCCTTTGCCCTAAGTTCGCTGGATCCGTCCGAATTTCGCTGGCTTTGGTATTAG GGAACGAGAATGAGTACTCTCTTCTTCTCGAAGTAGCTTTCGTGCATGTAGATGACTTGGCGAGAGCACACATCTTCCTCTTCGAGCACCCCGACACCAAGGGGCGGTACATTTGTACCTCGGCCACGATGACCATTGAGGAGATGTCTAAGTTTCTCTCGGAAAGATACCCGGAGTTTCGCATACCCTCTCCAGA GTCCTTGAAGGAATTGAAAAGCCCCAGGTTCTTCCGCCTATCGTCAAGGAAACTGTTGGATGCCGGTTTTGAGTATAAGTACGGGATCGAGGACATGTTCGATGGAGCCATCCAATGCTGCAAAGAAAAGGGGTATCTCTAG